CCACCGTCGGCATCGAGTGGGAGCTCATGCTCGCCGACGAGAAGACCGGGGATCTCGTGGGCCGCGCCCCCGAGATCATCCCCGCTCTCGAGGAGGCGACCGCCCTCGAACGGCACACCGTCACGGCCGAGCTGCTGACGAACACGATCGAGCTCACGAGCGGGGTCGGCGACACCGTCGCCGCGGCGGTGGACGACATCTCCGACGCGATCGACGCCGTGCGCACGCAGACCGATCCGCTGGGCATCGAGCTGATGTGCGCGGGCAGCCACCCGTTCGCGCGCTGGTTCGACCAGAAGGTCACCGAGAAGACCCGCTACGAGAAGCTCATCGAGCGCACGCAGTGGTGGGGCCGCAACATGATGATCTGGGGCATCCACATCCACGTCGGCATCGACCACGTCGACAAGGTGTTCCCGATCATCCACGCGCTCACGGGGTACATCCCGCACCTGCAGGCGCTGTCGGCCTCGAGCCCGTTCTGGGCGGGCGAGCGCACGGGGTACGCCTCGAACCGCGCGCTGGTGTTCCAGCAGCTGCCGACCACCGGGCTGCCCTGGCAGCTCGAGAACTGGGCCCAGTACGAGGCCTACATCGACGACATGACGCGCACCGGCGTGATCGGCGATGCGACGGAGATCCGATGGGATGTGCGCCCGGCCGCGCACTGGGGCACGATCGAGGTGCGCGCGTGCGACGGCATGTCGACGCTGCCCGAGCTGGCCGCGATGGCCGCCCTGGTGCAGACGCTCGTCGAGTCGTTCTCGCGCGATCTCGACGAGGGGCGCGAGCTGCCCGCGCTGCAGCCGTGGTTCACGCGCGAGAACAAGTGGCGCGCCGCCCGGTACGGGCTCGACGCCGACGTGATCGTCGACCGCGAGGGAACACAGGTGCCGGTGCGGGAGCACGTCCGCGAGACGCTCGAGCGCCTCGCGCCGATCGCGGTCGAGCTAAAGTGCGCCAAGGAGTTCGCGGAGATCGGCGAGATCCTGGATCGCGGTGCCAGCTACCAGCGCCAGCAGGCCGTCGCCGAGGCGGCGGACGGCGACCTCCGCGAGGTCGCGCGCTCGCTGATCCGCGAGTTCCGCAACGGTCCGACGCTGCGCGAGCGCGTGGGCCTCGGCCGGCTGGACACCGCCGGCGGCGCCTGATCAGGCGTCGGCGAGCAGCCCGCGCGCGAGCGTCTCGTCGACGACCACGTCGGTCACGAGGCCCGACACGATCGCGCCGTGCAGGGCCGGCGCCTTGTGCTCGCCGGCCGCGATGCACAGCCGTCGCGGCACGCGCCGCATCCTGTCGAGCGCGGGACCCGTCGTGCGCGCGTTGAGACGGATGTCGCGCCACGTGCCGTCGCCGCGGAAGAACACGGTCGCGACGTCGCCCACCGCGCCGTCCTCCGCCAGGCTGCGGAAGTCACCGCGATCCAGGTAGCCGCCCGCGTACACGCGGCTGGGCACGTCCGCGGTCGGTGAGCCGACGCCGAACACCGCCAGGTCCATGCGGGCCTGCATCTCGAGCACGCGGCGCGTGCTGCGCTCCCGCCACATCGCCTCGCGCGTGACCGGGTCGTCGAAGAACGCCGGCACGGGGAACTGCTGCACGCGTGCTCCGTACGCCTGCCCGAAGCGCTGCAGGATCTCGCTCGCATACTCGATGCCCGTCGTCTGCATGTTCCCGGCGCCGTTGAGCTGGACGATCGTGACGTTGTGCAGCTCCTTCGGCGTGAGGTGCCGGCTCACGGCGCCGATCGTCGATCCCCACGCGACGCCGATCAGCATGTTCGAGTCGACGTACGTCGCGAGCAGCCGCGCGGCGGTCATGGCGACGCGCTCGAGGCGGTCGACCTCGCTCACGCTCTCCGGGATGGGCACCACCTGCGCCGTGACGCGGAAGCGCTCGCGGATGCGCATCTCCAGTTCCGTGCCGCCTGACAGCGGCGAGGAGATCCGGATGTCGACGATCCCGCGCTCGCGCGCGAGTGCCAGCAGCCGCGACACGGACGACCGCGACACCGCGAGCTCCGCGGCGATCGCCTCCATCGTCATGTCCTGCATGTAGTACATCTGCGCGGCCGCGAGCGCCGCCGAGACCCTGTCCTCGCGCATCCCGTCTTCTCCCGTCCGCATGCTCAGACCCCCATTCTGCACATTTGTGCAGTCGGGTTGACCGGATGTGCTCATCGTGGCGATTCTGGTCGTGTCGCCAATGCAAGGGGGTCACGATGACGGACAGTACGAGTTCCCGCCCACGGGAGAGAGCCGCGATCACGACGGCGCGCTCCGCCCGGCCGGCCGTGCTGGTGATCGGCGGCGGCATCAACGGCATCGCGACGTTCCGCGACCTCGCCCTGCAGGGAGTCGACGTGCTGCTCGTCGAGCGCGGCGACTTCGCCTCGGGCGCCTCGGCCGCCTCGAGTCACATGATCCACGGCGGCATCCGCTACCTCGAGAACGGCGAGTTCCGCCTCGTGCGCGAATCCGTGCAGGAGCGCAACGGGCTGCTCAAGATCGCCCCGCACTACGTCAAGCCGCTGCGGACCACGATCCCGATCTACTCGACGTTCTCGGGCATCCTTTCGGCGCCGCTGCGGTTCCTCACGCACCGCAGCGGCAAGCCGACCGAGCGCGGAGCGTTCCTCATCAAGATCGGTCTGACGATCTACGACACGTTCTCGCGAGCGGGCGGCATGGTGCCGCGTCACCGGTTCCTGGGCAGGAAGCGCTCGCTCGCCGAGCTGCCCCAGCTCGATCCGCGCATCAAGTACACCGCGACCTACTTCGACGCCTCGATGCACGACCCAGAGCGCCTCGCGCTCGACGTCCTGCAGGACGGGCTCGACGCCCACGAGGGCGCGGTAGCGCTGAACTACGTCGAGGCGGTCGGCCGCTCGGACGACGGCGTCGTGCTGCGCGATCTCGAGACGGGATCGGAGTTCACGGTCACGGCCGACGTGGTCGTGAACGCGTCCGGTCCGTGGACCGACCTGACGAACGAGGCCCTGGGCACGCAGACGCGCTTCATGGGCGGCACGAAGGGGTCGCACATCGTGCTGGACCACCCCGAGCTGCTCGCCGCGACGGGCGGACGCGAGATCTTCTTCGAGCACTCCGACGGGCGCATCGTGCTGATCTACCCGCTCAAGGGACGCGTCCTCGTCGGCACCACCGACATCGACGCGGAGCCGGGCGAGACCGTGGTGTGCACGGAGGAGGAGGTCGACTACTTCTTCGACCTGATCCACCACGTGTTCCCCACGATCGCGGTCGATCGCGGGCAGATCGTCTTCCGCTTCTCCGGCATCCGCCCGCTCCCCCGTCACGAGGACACCGCGCCGGGCTTCGTCTCCCGCGACTACCGGATCGAGGTGGACCGCTCCTCGCGCGCGCCCCTCGTCAGCCTCGTGGGCGGCAAGTGGACCACGTTCCGCGCGCTCGGCGAGGCGCTGTCGGACACCGTCCTGGGCCTGCTCGGACGCACGCGCCGGGTGCGCACCGCCGGCCGGACGATCGGCGGCGGCCGCGACTACCCGCGCACGAAGACCGACCGCGACGCATGGGTGCGGATGCACCTCGACGGCGCGGGCGAGCGCGCCGGCACCCTGCTCGAGCGCTACGGCACGCGCGCGGCCCAGGTGTGGACGCACATCCGCGAGCACGGCGGCGACGAGCCGCTCACGCACAGCCCCGTGTCGACGGGCGAGCTGCGCTGGATGGTCGAGCGGGAGCACGTCGTGCACCTGCACGACGTCGTGCTGCGCCGGACGGCGATCGCGTTCACGGGCGGGGCGACCACGGCCGCGCTCGAGGAGCTCGCCGACGCGCTGGCGCCCCTCCTCGACTGGGACGACGCCGCGCGCGAGCGCGAGCTCGCCGCCACGAGGACCCTGCTGGTCGAGCGTCACGGCGGTACGGTTCCCGAAGCAGCCTCCTGATCCTCCGGGGCGGTGCCGCCGTCTCGGATCCCCGGCGCGACTGCGATGTCGCGTGAATCTGAAAGGTCGAAGAAGACATGCAAGATGTGAATCTCGGGCTTTACTTCCTTTCCGAGCTCGTCGGCACCGCGATGCTGATCCTGCTCGGTGCGGGCGTGGTCGCGAACGCGATCCTGGTGAAGGCGAAGGGCTTCGGCACCGGCTTCCTCATGATCAACTGGGGATGGGGCCTCGCGGTCTTCGCGGGCGTGCTCGTCTCGTCGTACTCCGGCGCGATCCTGAACCCCGCCGTGGGCATCGGCCTGCTGATCCGCGGCGACATCGACATCGTCCAGTTCCTCGTCGCCACCGCGGGCGAGCTCGTCGGTGCGATCCTCGGAGCCGTCCTGGCGTGGGTCGCGTACAAGCAGCATCTGGACGAGGAGCCGGACGCGGGCGCCAAGCTGGGCGTCTTCTCGACCGGCCCCGCGATCCGCTCGTACGGCTGGAACCTCGCCACCGAGGTGATCGGCACGTTCGTGCTCGTGTTCGTGATCTTCGCGTTCGCCGACTACGGGGACATCGAGGTCGGCACCCCGGGCGGGCTCGGCCCGCTGACGGCGCTGCCCGTCGCCCTGCTCGTCGTCGGTATCGGCGCCTCCCTCGGCGGCCCGACCGGCTACGCGATCAACCCCGCACGCGACCTCGGCCCGCGCATCGCGCACGCCATCCTGCCCATCCGCGGCAAGGGCTCCAGCGACTGGGCCTACTCGTGGGTGCCGGTCGTCGGCCCCCTCGTCGGCGGCGCGCTCGCCGGCCTGGCCGCTCCCCTGCTTCTGAGCCTCAGCTGAACAATTCCCGAAGGAGAGAATCCCCATGGCTGACTACGTCATCGCGATCGACCAGGGCACGACCTCGAGTCGCGCCATCATCTTCGACAAGAAGGGCTCGATCGTCTCGACCGGGCAGAAGGAGCACGAGCAGATCCTCCCGAAGGCGGGCTGGGTCGAGCACGATCCCCTCGAGATCTGGCGCAACGTGCAGGAGATCATCGGCGTCGCGCTCGCGAAGGCCGACCTGACGCGGCACGACATCGGGGCGGTGGGCATCACGAACCAGCGCGAGACCGCCGTCGTGTGGGACCGCACGACCGGCAAGCCGGTCTACAACGCGATCGTGTGGCAGGACACCCGCACGCAGAGCATCGTCGACCGGCTCGCGGAGGACGGCGGCGTCGAGCGGTTCAAGCCGATCGTGGGCCTGCCGCTCGCGACGTACTTCTCGGGCACCAAGATCGCGTGGATCCTCGAGAACGTCGACGGCGCACGCGCCAAGGCCGAGGCCGGCGACTTGATGTTCGGCACCACCGACAGCTGGGTGCTGTGGAACCTCACGGGCGGCACGGACGGCGGCGTGCACGCCACGGACGTCACGAACGCCTCGCGCACCCTCTTCATGGATCTCGAGACGCTGCAGTGGCGCGACGACATCCTCGAGGTGTTCGGCGTGCCGCGCTCGATGATGCCCGACATCCGGTCGTCCTCCGAGGTCTACGGCACGGCCGAGAGCTCCTCGCTGCTGCGCGAGACGCCCATCGCGGGCATCCTCGGCGACCAGCAGGCCGCGACGTTCGGCCAGGCGGCGTTCGACACCGGCGAGAGCAAGAACACCTACGGCACGGGCAACTTCCTGATCTTCAACACGGGCGAGGAGATCGTCCACTCGAAGAACGGTCTGCTCACGACGGTCGGCTACAAGCTGGGCGACGCCCCCACGCACTACGCGCTCGAGGGCTCGATCGCCGTCACGGGCTCGCTCGTGCAGTGGCTACGCGATCAGCTCGGGCTCATCGGGTCGGCCCCGGAGATCGAGCGACTCGCGACGACGGTCGAGGACAACGGCGGCGTGTACTTCGTGCCGGCGTTCTCGGGCCTGTTCGCGCCCTACTGGCGGCCGGATGCGCGCGGCGCGCTGGTGGGGCTGACCCGCTACGCGAACAAGGGCCACATCGCCCGCGCGGTGCTCGAGGCCGTCGCCTTCCAGACGCGCGACGTGATCGACGCGGTCAACGCCGACGCGGGCGTGGACCTGTCCGAGCTCAAGGTCGACGGCGGCATGGTGGCCAACGACGCGCTCATGCAGTTCCAGGCCGACGTGCTCGGGGTCCCCGTGGTGCGTCCGGTGGTCGCGGAGACCACGGCGCTCGGCGCGGCCTACGCCGCGGGCCTCGCGGTGGGCTTCTGGTCGGGCCTGGACGACCTGCGCGCCAACTGGCAGGAGGACAAGCGCTGGGAGCCGTCGCTCGACGGCGAGGAGGTCGAGCGCCAGCTGCGCCTGTGGCGCAAGGCCGTCACCAAGTCGATGGACTGGGTCGACGCCGACGTCCGCTGATCCGCCGGCACGCGCGACGCCCCGGGAGCTGCGGCTCCCGGGGCGTCGTCGTTCGTGCGTGTGCGCGCGGTCAGCGACCGCCGCCGAACAGCTTCTGGATCTCGGCCAGATCGGCCTCGCTCGGCGCCTGCTGGGCGCCGAGTCCGAAGCCCGAGCCGGTCGGCTGCTGCGCGGACGCCGCGAGACCGGCGTTCTCCGCAGCGCGCTTGGCGGGGTTGCCCGAACGCGATCCGCTCTTCTTCGCCTGCTTGCCGCGCTTGGACGAGCCGCCCGGGCGGCCCATGCCCGGCGTGGGGCCCATGCCGGGGATGCTCGGCGTGCCGCCGCGCGCGACGGTCTTCATCATCTTGGCGGCCTGCTCGAAGCGGTTGACGAGCTGGTTCACGTCGGTCACCGTCATGCCGGATCCGCGCGCGATGCGGGCGCGGCGGGAGCCGTTCAGCAGCTTGGTGTTGTTGCGCTCGGCCGGCGTCATCGAGCGGATGATGGCCTCCGTGCGGTCGATCTCTCGCTCGTCGAAGTCGTCCAGCTGCTGCTTCATCTGGCCCATGCCCGGCAGCATGCCGAGCATCTTCTTCATCGAGCCCATCTTCTTGAGCTGCTGCATCTGCTCGAGGAAGTCCTCGAGCGTGAACTGGTCCTTCGCGAACTTCTCCGCGACCTTCGCCGCCTGCTCCTCGTCGAAGGCCTGCTGGGCCTGCTCGATCAGGGTCAGGACGTCGCCGAGGTCGAGGATGCGGCTCGCCATGCGGTCGGGGTGGAACGGCTCGATGTCGTCGAGCCCCTCACCCGTGGACGCGAAGATGATCGGACGTCCGGTGACGGATGCGACCGAGAGCGCGGCGCCGCCGCGCGCGTCGCCGTCGAGCTTCGACAGCACGACGCCCGTGAAGTCGACGCCCTCCTGGAATGCGCGCGCCGTGTTGACGGCATCCTGACCGATCATCGCGTCGATCACGAACAGCACCTCGTCGGGGCTGGTGGCGCGGCGGATGTCGGCGGCCTGCTTCATGAGCTCCGCGTCGACGCCGAGGCGTCCGGCCGTGTCGATGATGACCACGTCGTGCTGCTTCTGCGTGGCGAACGCGACGCCGTCGCGTGACACGCGCACGGGGTCGCCCACGCCGTTGCCGGGCTCGGGCGCGTAGATCGCGGCGCCCGCCCGCTCGGCGACGACCTGCAGCTGGTTGACGGCGTTCGGGCGCTGCAGGTCGGCGGCGACCAGCAGCGGCGTGTGGCCGTCCTTCTCGAGCTGGCGCGCGAGCTTGCCGGCGAAGGTCGTCTTACCGGAGCCCTGCAGACCCGCGAGCATGATGACGGTCGGCGGGTTCTTGGCGAACTGCAGGCGGCGCTGCTGCCCGCCGAGGATGCCCACGAGCTCCTCGTTGACGATCTGCACGACCTGCTGCGCGGGGTTCAGGGCGCGGTTGACCTCGTCGCCCAGGGCGCGCTCGCGCACCTTCGCGGTGAAATCCTTCACGACCGTGAGCGCGACGTCAGCGTCGAGCAGGGCGCGGCGGATCTCGCGGACGGTGCCGTCGACGTCGGCCGGGGAGAGCTTGCCCTTCGTGCGGAGGTTGCGGAAGGTCTCTGTGAGCCGGTCGGAGAGCGTGCCGAAGGTAGCCATGATCCTCAGATTCTACCGGCGCGACCCGGCGCCCGCGGCGCGCCCGGCGAACGGACCGCTCGCGCCGTCTCTGCCCCGCATCGGGGCGGCGGGCGTATTGTTGGACGCAGTTCAGAAACTCTGCGAAGGGGACCGCATGCTCGACGTCGTTCCCGTCGGCCTCGCGCCGGCGTACGTGCCCTATCTCGATGCGTGGGAGCAGCAGCGGCGGGTGCACGCCGACGTCTGCGCGGGCGAACGCCCGGACACCCTGCTGCTGCTCGAGCACGAGGCCGTCTACACCGCGGGCGTGCGCACCCAGCCCGAGGACCGCCCGACCGACGGCACGCCCGTGATCGATGTGGATCGCGGGGGCCGCATCACATGGCACGGCCCGGGTCAGCTCGTCGGCTATCCGATCATCCGGCTGCCGGATGCGCACGACGTCGTCGGCTACGTGCGGCGCCTCGAGCGCGCGCTGATCGCCGCGCTGGCCGAGGCGGGAGTCGAGGGCGTGCAGGTCGCCGGGCGCAGCGGGGTGTGGGTCGAGCGCGCGGGCCTCGCCCCCGCGAAGATCGCCGCCATCGGCGTGCGCGTCGCCGGCGGCGTGACGATGCACGGCTTCGCGATCAACTGCGACAACGCGCTGGACGCGTTCGGCGCGATCGTCCCGTGCGGCATCCGCGACGCGGGTGTGACGACGATCAGCCAGGTGCGCGGTGAGCGCGTGTCGCCACGGGACCTCCTCGGCCCCGTGGCGGCCGCGGTAACCGCGGCATTCGAGACCACGGTCGCGGCATGACGCGCCGGACCGACACGACGAGGACGAGCGAGGGAACGACATGACGGATCAGCGATCGGCCGCCCCGGACGGGCGCCGGCTCCTGCGACTCGAGGTGCGCAACGCCCAGACGCCGATCGAGCGCAAGCCCGAGTGGATCAAGACGGTCGCCAAGCAGGGCCCGGAATACCAGGCGCTGAAGTCGCTCGTGAAGGGCGAGGAGCTGCACACGGTGTGCCAGGAGGCGGGGTGCCCCAACATCTACGAGTGCTGGGAGGACCGCGAGGCGACGTTCCTGATCGGCG
The Microbacterium sp. JZ31 genome window above contains:
- a CDS encoding glutamate--cysteine ligase → MTIAFAKSARSTVGIEWELMLADEKTGDLVGRAPEIIPALEEATALERHTVTAELLTNTIELTSGVGDTVAAAVDDISDAIDAVRTQTDPLGIELMCAGSHPFARWFDQKVTEKTRYEKLIERTQWWGRNMMIWGIHIHVGIDHVDKVFPIIHALTGYIPHLQALSASSPFWAGERTGYASNRALVFQQLPTTGLPWQLENWAQYEAYIDDMTRTGVIGDATEIRWDVRPAAHWGTIEVRACDGMSTLPELAAMAALVQTLVESFSRDLDEGRELPALQPWFTRENKWRAARYGLDADVIVDREGTQVPVREHVRETLERLAPIAVELKCAKEFAEIGEILDRGASYQRQQAVAEAADGDLREVARSLIREFRNGPTLRERVGLGRLDTAGGA
- a CDS encoding sugar-binding transcriptional regulator; this encodes MREDRVSAALAAAQMYYMQDMTMEAIAAELAVSRSSVSRLLALARERGIVDIRISSPLSGGTELEMRIRERFRVTAQVVPIPESVSEVDRLERVAMTAARLLATYVDSNMLIGVAWGSTIGAVSRHLTPKELHNVTIVQLNGAGNMQTTGIEYASEILQRFGQAYGARVQQFPVPAFFDDPVTREAMWRERSTRRVLEMQARMDLAVFGVGSPTADVPSRVYAGGYLDRGDFRSLAEDGAVGDVATVFFRGDGTWRDIRLNARTTGPALDRMRRVPRRLCIAAGEHKAPALHGAIVSGLVTDVVVDETLARGLLADA
- a CDS encoding glycerol-3-phosphate dehydrogenase/oxidase; translation: MTDSTSSRPRERAAITTARSARPAVLVIGGGINGIATFRDLALQGVDVLLVERGDFASGASAASSHMIHGGIRYLENGEFRLVRESVQERNGLLKIAPHYVKPLRTTIPIYSTFSGILSAPLRFLTHRSGKPTERGAFLIKIGLTIYDTFSRAGGMVPRHRFLGRKRSLAELPQLDPRIKYTATYFDASMHDPERLALDVLQDGLDAHEGAVALNYVEAVGRSDDGVVLRDLETGSEFTVTADVVVNASGPWTDLTNEALGTQTRFMGGTKGSHIVLDHPELLAATGGREIFFEHSDGRIVLIYPLKGRVLVGTTDIDAEPGETVVCTEEEVDYFFDLIHHVFPTIAVDRGQIVFRFSGIRPLPRHEDTAPGFVSRDYRIEVDRSSRAPLVSLVGGKWTTFRALGEALSDTVLGLLGRTRRVRTAGRTIGGGRDYPRTKTDRDAWVRMHLDGAGERAGTLLERYGTRAAQVWTHIREHGGDEPLTHSPVSTGELRWMVEREHVVHLHDVVLRRTAIAFTGGATTAALEELADALAPLLDWDDAARERELAATRTLLVERHGGTVPEAAS
- a CDS encoding MIP/aquaporin family protein; its protein translation is MQDVNLGLYFLSELVGTAMLILLGAGVVANAILVKAKGFGTGFLMINWGWGLAVFAGVLVSSYSGAILNPAVGIGLLIRGDIDIVQFLVATAGELVGAILGAVLAWVAYKQHLDEEPDAGAKLGVFSTGPAIRSYGWNLATEVIGTFVLVFVIFAFADYGDIEVGTPGGLGPLTALPVALLVVGIGASLGGPTGYAINPARDLGPRIAHAILPIRGKGSSDWAYSWVPVVGPLVGGALAGLAAPLLLSLS
- the glpK gene encoding glycerol kinase GlpK; the encoded protein is MADYVIAIDQGTTSSRAIIFDKKGSIVSTGQKEHEQILPKAGWVEHDPLEIWRNVQEIIGVALAKADLTRHDIGAVGITNQRETAVVWDRTTGKPVYNAIVWQDTRTQSIVDRLAEDGGVERFKPIVGLPLATYFSGTKIAWILENVDGARAKAEAGDLMFGTTDSWVLWNLTGGTDGGVHATDVTNASRTLFMDLETLQWRDDILEVFGVPRSMMPDIRSSSEVYGTAESSSLLRETPIAGILGDQQAATFGQAAFDTGESKNTYGTGNFLIFNTGEEIVHSKNGLLTTVGYKLGDAPTHYALEGSIAVTGSLVQWLRDQLGLIGSAPEIERLATTVEDNGGVYFVPAFSGLFAPYWRPDARGALVGLTRYANKGHIARAVLEAVAFQTRDVIDAVNADAGVDLSELKVDGGMVANDALMQFQADVLGVPVVRPVVAETTALGAAYAAGLAVGFWSGLDDLRANWQEDKRWEPSLDGEEVERQLRLWRKAVTKSMDWVDADVR
- the ffh gene encoding signal recognition particle protein; protein product: MATFGTLSDRLTETFRNLRTKGKLSPADVDGTVREIRRALLDADVALTVVKDFTAKVRERALGDEVNRALNPAQQVVQIVNEELVGILGGQQRRLQFAKNPPTVIMLAGLQGSGKTTFAGKLARQLEKDGHTPLLVAADLQRPNAVNQLQVVAERAGAAIYAPEPGNGVGDPVRVSRDGVAFATQKQHDVVIIDTAGRLGVDAELMKQAADIRRATSPDEVLFVIDAMIGQDAVNTARAFQEGVDFTGVVLSKLDGDARGGAALSVASVTGRPIIFASTGEGLDDIEPFHPDRMASRILDLGDVLTLIEQAQQAFDEEQAAKVAEKFAKDQFTLEDFLEQMQQLKKMGSMKKMLGMLPGMGQMKQQLDDFDEREIDRTEAIIRSMTPAERNNTKLLNGSRRARIARGSGMTVTDVNQLVNRFEQAAKMMKTVARGGTPSIPGMGPTPGMGRPGGSSKRGKQAKKSGSRSGNPAKRAAENAGLAASAQQPTGSGFGLGAQQAPSEADLAEIQKLFGGGR
- the lipB gene encoding lipoyl(octanoyl) transferase LipB, producing MLDVVPVGLAPAYVPYLDAWEQQRRVHADVCAGERPDTLLLLEHEAVYTAGVRTQPEDRPTDGTPVIDVDRGGRITWHGPGQLVGYPIIRLPDAHDVVGYVRRLERALIAALAEAGVEGVQVAGRSGVWVERAGLAPAKIAAIGVRVAGGVTMHGFAINCDNALDAFGAIVPCGIRDAGVTTISQVRGERVSPRDLLGPVAAAVTAAFETTVAA